The DNA sequence AAAATAGCAACCCTGCATGGGCACAGCTGACTGAGAACAGTAAGAACCTTAACACACTGAGGGTTTAAATGCACTGGAGTAGGCACAGATCTTCACTCCTGAGGAGATGCTGTACTTGGATTAGGTCAGGACTCCTACCTACCCCAGCTCTGTGCTACAGTCATAGACTTCTCTCTTAATATTGGACTTCATTAACAGGCATACCACACCAGACATAGCAATGTCAATCTCCTATTGATGGcagtttgttattgttattgagAACAGCAGAATCGGCAATTGTTTCTTAATGAAAAAACCTCTtgcgagagagagcgaaagagagagatgcTCTCTTTGACTCTCGTAGGTTATGCTTGTTTTGATGCAAACGTTACATGTTATGTAGATTACACTGAATGAACATGTCTGACTAAATTGACTTGACTATAAATGCCTACTATGCTAGTTAAATTGATAGCACATTTTCTCTGAAAGTCAAAGGaaaaaggcatttagcagctacaacaaagaacataaaaacagtCCTTGCTCTGAAACCACCAGACCCGGCTGTTTCTCATTACAGAGCCCATGTTTCATTCCATTTTAACTGCAGGTACTGAGCAGAGTAGCTGAAGACAGCTTGATGAGTATACTACCTGTAACTTGGTCAATCAGGCTATTTAATAACAGAAcataccatccatccattatctatacccacttatcctgggcagggtcgtggggggagctggagcctatcccagcacgcattgggcaagaggcaggaataaaccctAGACAGagcgccaatctatcgcagaatattggcacacacaccattcactcacacactcatacctatgggcaatttataGAATCCTATtagcctatctgcatgtctttggtccgtgggaggaaaccagagtacccagaggaaacccacacggacacagtgagaacatacaaactccacacagaaagtcCCAAGCCCTTCGGActcaggaccttcttgctgtgaggcaacagtgctacgcACTGCGCCACCGTGTCAACCCAGAACATACTAACCCACTGCAAAAACTTCATCTCAACATCTGAATGAGGATAACATTTTCTCCTAGATCTCTATGTGTCCCTGAGCACGATCGCTGACCGTAGCGCTGATTGCGTACCAACGTTTCACTTGAGCTTTGTCGTCATCTGGTGGACAACGTATgctattgtttaaaaaaacaaattttaatggGCAGAATAAATGTGGATCCTATATGTAGTAGCATATCATAAActatagaattttttttcaccttGTTGGCTTGTCAGAGCGCAAGACAGATATTTAATAGTAAAAGCATAAAGACAGCACATTGTCCCTAATGTGTAACATTAGTTAACCCCCGTTTGTCTTGCTTGAActtacaaaatgaaatgtgcagtTCAGATCAGTATTAAATCCTGGACTGCCTTGGTTAAACGGGCCTTGAGAAGAGCACCACTAGGGTCGTCAGGCACTGTACTGTCTCTCTCAATCCAAGTCATTTGAGGATCCAGATTTGGGCTACAACCTTATTCAAACATACACGTGCCTATCGAtccctctgcctcttcctctctctttcacacacacacacacacacacacacacacacacacacacacacattcaaatgtaCAGGCCAAGTACCTTCAGTGTGGGTGCAGTGTAAACAAGCGTCTGTACTTTGGAGCGGCTCGCTGAATTGAACATTTTCTAGTGTGGTGCTGAGCTGACAGGACATCTGAGCAGGCATGGCCGGTGTCTTCCTTACCCTGATCCTCTGGGCCCTGGTGTTGGAGCCAAGCTGTGGAGGTATGAACTAAACCACTCGCTCATTTCACCCACATTcgcattaattaaaaatgaggtCATAGCTCAATGGGGGTCTAGGTTCATAAGTGTTAGTAAAGATTGAAGACAGGTTTAAATTGACCAAAAACACAACTGTAACAAAACCACACTCTGATAAGGACAGTTTAAGAATTTGATTAACTTTACACAATCGTCACCAGAGATGCCATCACCTGCTCAAAAAGCAAGATGGAGGATAACTAACGACCTGCTAAATCAGGCCATTGGGTGCAGGCACAAttcacagtatgtgtgtatgtgataaaAAGCTGTGGCTAAGAATATTATCCAATTACAAATGAAGACATAATGATTAAACATTGGCGATTTGTGATTACCTCCTCGCATAGTCCACGCGTACAAACGTAGCAACCTCCGGTCTGGATGAGGGGTGAAGCCCGCAACCACAGGGGGCAGGCGTGTCAACTAACAGcgctaaagaaaaaaatactactccgccaaaacaaaaacaaaaaaacaaaaaaaactgctgcaactgaagtaataaaaataaaaatggcgaTAGCATATTTCAAACTGACGTGCAGCTTGGTCATTTTGGAAAAGACAGCAAATATACGGTATGCTTGAGTTAagagtaataataatgaacacatttttaccTAGTATTAATGATCTAACTAAGCGATCTTACAAACCAAATCATCAACCATTTTGAGACGCCATTAGGCAGCTACAGGCTATAGTAGCATGTCATTGTCTAACTTCAGCCGACGCTAGTTTCGTGCCGTTGTGTGATTTGATGTGTATAGCCTACTACTGTAATTCAGGGGGCTATAGCAATATAAGTAATTCATACTGTATAGTtgttgaattaataaaaaaggaacaCTGACCAGAACTTAGTTTGAGCGTGACTTTCCTGGCACCGATTGGAGTGCTGCAAAACTTCCGCGCCGGCTTATTGCGCACGCGTAGTGATCCCGTTTCTCAGTTGAAATCACAGAGCTACAACTTTAAGTAGCCTAACCCTCTGTGGTAAAAATGTGGAACAATTGGTGTGGCTAAAACATCATCGTCACACCCGCGCTGCGGAGTTCATGATTATTTATTCGAGTACATGGTAGTAGTGTGATATAATGGTCAGGCAACTGGGCTTGTGACGCAGGCTGGCGGTGGTGCATTACAACTGTACCCTTCAGTAAAATAGGAGAAGGGGAAGATCTGATAATCCCATCCGTTTATTCTTCCCCCAGCCTCAGTGTTTCTGCCGCGGACCGTGGCAGACACTGTCCTGAGGAGGCAAAAGCGCTATAACACCGGAGTGTttgaggaggtgagagagggagacctAGAGAGGGAGTGTCTGGAGGAGAGATGCAACCTGGAGGAGGCGCGGGAGGTTTTTGAGAACACAGAGAAGACGGTGAGATCCCGCTTTTCACTACGGCACAGATGCTGCCCAGGAGCTCGCTGGCCATTGTCAGTTTTTTGGGGAATATTTGACTGGACATGTAAAGGTTAGGAAGGGGCCTGGACAACAGAGGCGGGTAAAGGtgtcctctctcacacacagggtGACTGGATTCAAACTGTTCAAAAGTAGGACATGCGGGGTGATTTTGTGGGAGAGGATTGGATGGATACTCCACACAAAGCAAGGGAAAGCCATTTGCTGAACAGGAGGGAATGGGTGCTGTGGATATTTTTGACTGATGAGAGGGGGCAGCATGGGGGTAtgacaatattattttatttaaaatgcaggaCACCGTCTGTCCTTGTAGGACACAGGGCAAAGGGTCAAAATTTGGGATTGTCCCACACCAAACAGGACATCTGGTGACATACTGTAGGTGACATGGGGCTTTCACTGCTGACTTGTTGATTGCAGGATTATTGAGCAGAGCTCGTGTGGAAGTTCTGTTTTGTCACTAAGATGACTGGAACTGAATGATGTAACATGCCGTTTTGATCCTTCTGTTCCAGCTGGAGTTCTGGGTCACTTATATAGGTAAGCACTCGCTTAATGATTGATCGCAGCATTGGCACAAATTACAGATCTGCCTAGCtgttagtcagatgtttgcgtCAGAACACCTCTCTCAGACTTCAAACAGGGCATTGCATCCTTGAGGCTCAGAGTAATGTCTCTGACTTAGGTGTTAGTTCAGTTACTGACTTGACTCAGAGCTAGACAGTCTGAAGATAGTAGGCATGATAACGAACCTATATAGACTGTTTATGTTCTGGTCTATTTTTATAGGGCCAGTTTTGCAGGCACATATGTATGGAGATTCTCCTTACAAAACTCCATTTAGTTCAGGACTAAGCTTAATCCATGCCCATGAACCCGGCCCATAGTCTCGTGCATTCTATTCCTTATGGTTGAGTTGCAGGCAGCGTGTTTTGAGAGATTCACCTGTAAGTGGAGTTTGCGATATGTCTTTCAGATTCCAACCAATGCCTGTCCTCCCCCTGCCAGAACGGAGGCCAGTGCAAAGATGACCTGAGATcgtatgtgtgcatctgtccCACCAGCTTCACTGGCCAAAACTGTGAGATAGGTTAGTAATGGGAAAACACCCTCCTCAACCTGACCAATGAGACATTAAAGaagtcctgactcactgtggccagTAAAGATTTATGGGAAAGACACTTTCTGACAGAGCAGGAGTGCTATGCAATCCCTTACATTTCCTACTCACTTTGATTCTCTAACAGAAACATcgctacagaaacacacaatatCTCACTTGACCAATCTTGTTAAATAAAGCTAAATCTGTTTTTTGTGGGGCAGCAATGtagtattagggttagggtaccaGGCTGTAACTCAAAAGTTGTGGATTTGAGACCCAGTCACTGGTGCTTCCGTTGCACTCTTCAGCAAAGTACATAACTTAAACcgcttcagtaaaaaataaacatctgtgTAATTGGATTACAATCTGTGCAAATCACTCTGGGTAAGATTCAttctgctaaatgctgaaatgcaatCGAATGCACCATCCAATCCTTTGAGAGTGCGATGTCCTCATCACTCAGAGACGGTGAGACAGTGTGATGTAAACAACGGGGGCTGCATGCACTTCTGCGAGATGGACCTGGAGCGGGGACGACTGTGCGGCTGTGCCACCGGGTACAGGCTGGCAGAGGGCGGCATGGACTGCGAGCCTGAAGGTGCCTTCACCGGTTACCATGACGCCTTCCCACAGTCCCTCACTCTGCACTCATTTCAATGTTTGGCCTCTTTTTTCATGTGTTTGCatgatgtgtgtgcatctgtctgaGCCTCGTCAACTTGCTTCCAGGAGAGTACTCTTGTGGCAGGCCTGTTCGATCAGCGTTCCCTGTGCTTTCCCGGTCTCTACTTCCTGTGAACCTCACCTACCCTTCCCTCAACACCACTGAACAGCCACTCTACACCACGCAGCAGGCCCTCAACACTACAATCAGCAccaccacccccgccacccccagcAAGGCCCAAACCCTGAGCCCCTCCCGCAGCAAGCTGCCCTTCTGGGTCCGACGGCCCGCCCTGCCCACCATCATTGCCCAGCACGCCGTGGACAAGCGCATCATCGGGGGCTACGAGGTGGTCCAGGGGGAGATCCCGTGGCAGGTGTGTTTTTCgtcggcgggggtgggggtgtgcgtgcgtgtggagTGAGCGAGTGTTTTCCGGAACGTGTGGGCAGTTTGAGGCTGCAGCTCTGTGCGCCTCTACCTCCAGGTGGCGCTGGTGGACAGGCCGTCTCAGGTGGTCTTCTGCGGGGGCTCGATCCTGAGCGAGTACTGGGTGATCACAGCCGCCCACTGCCTGGTGGAGGGCAGAGAGAAGTCCCTCATCGTCAGAGTGGGTAAgacacgcccacttcctgtctgttacGCCATTCAGACTCGGCCATAGTCTTTGCTGCATGTGATGTTACTGGATTTGTGACTGGATTGAATCAGCATTTGGCCATAACTTTGACACACCTGGCCGTAGTGTTCACCAGGTATCAACAGGGATCTTATGACTCACTAGCACCTCCCTCTGGACAGTCATGCACCCACAGTCCACCAGGACAAGCTACCTCCTGCATCTcaatgtctgtgtgagtttgaCTGGCACGCTGTGGAGTGAAATGAAGCAGCAGCTTCATATCTGTGTCAGAGGAGAGTGTATGCTTGTATGTAACTGAAATGGGAACACGCAAAAAaagggcattccaaattggaatATAGTAGGGGTAAAGAAGGGACAACACCAGTGATTACTAGTCAAATTCAGGACGGATGTGGGTTCGCCTCTTGTCCCACACAGGAGAGCACAACATTCTTCACACAGATGGGTTGGAGCAGGACCACAAGGTGGCGGAGCAGCGCCTTCACCCGCACTACAACCCCCGGATGAACCTCTACAACAATGACATCGCCCTGCTGCGCCTGGAGACCCCCATCCGCTTCTCTGACTACGCCCTGCCCATCTGCCTGGGGCCAAAGGACTTCACCGAGTCGCTGGTGCAGGCGGGCTCCATGGCGACGGTCAGCGGTTGGGGGCGGGTGCGTTtccagggggcggagtcaccGGTGCTGCAGAAAGTGGAGGTGCCCTTCGTGGACCGAACTGAGTGCAAGGACAGCAGCAGCGACCGCATCTCCCACTACATGTTCTGCGCCGGCTACTTCGAGGAGGAGAAGGACTCCTGCCAAGGCGACAGCGGCGGTCCCCATGCCAACCGTTACCACGGCACCTGGTTCCTCACGGGCATCGTCAGCTGGGGCGAGGAGTGCGCCCGGGAGGGCAAGTACGGCGTCTACACCCGCGTGTCCCACTACTACCGCTGGATCCGCCACGTCATCAGCCGCTCTAAGGAACAGCTCATAGATAGTCACCCCGACAGTTAAActcttgacctctgaccctcgGCGACCCCTGTGGACCAGCCAAACAACAAGAAAAGAGTACAAGTTATTTATTTGCCAGTATTGGCCATTAAGGAGGACCTACCCTAGAAGTCTTGAGTACCAATTTAGTGTATTTTAGTGATGGATAGTACTGTGCTTATAATGTTCACTCAAAGTGTCAAAAATCCTTGAAGACTCTGGTAACAAAATGCCCAGACAATGCATAACTGTTACACCATAGGCTAAATTTTTTACTTATGGGGATATTCACTAGAAGATGAAATTAACACAGCTTTCCCACAACTGTAGTCAACCTATTAGCATTTAGTTTGCAAGACTGGCCTTATGGAAAACTTTCAATGTATATGCAACCAAGAGTAAACCAGGTGTGTGGTAATGAAAATCACTAAATCGACCACATGGCTctatatttttgttataaactttttaatttgttcttaTATACAATAGAGAAGCTGTACAAGAATTAAAACTGACGGATAAGTTACATTTATACAACAATACAGTAACAACAGCACAAAAACTGCCCAGTACATAGCATCTGCATTGCCATGCATTTTCTCCAAAATCACACATTCAGAAAGGAGCATACAGCACCTGTCCCCACGGACAGTAGTTTCAAGCTTTTTTATCTGCATATATTATCGCTAGACTTCAGTGCAAAACCTGCAGCATTTTGAATGTAAGGAAAAGATACGAAGCTGAATTTATCTATTAAAACTGATAGTCTAAGACTGCTTTGGAACAGGATTTCCCGATCGGTACACAAAAAGACTAAATATAACCGCACAAGGCCACACAGCGATCCCACACTGAGAGGGAACAATtcaatggcaaataaataaatggattacATATACAATGTGTACATTCTGGAGCTGCTCTTGCAGCTTTTAATCCTCATTTCCACTTCAAACGTTGTGATATCAAAGGCAGCCGCCCATGCTTGATTTGATGCGGCAAATTCGGGCCACGATCGATATTTAATTAAACGTTCCGACACCGTGGCTGCGCTTCGTGTTTGCCGTACGATCCAGCTTAATTAGAGACCAATAGGTTAAGCACGGCGATACGCGCGGAGCacgtttttctttcttttgtgtgggCGAAGAACAGAGATAAGGGTATGCGCTGCACGTTTCTCTTCTGTTCGCGCAAATTTGCCtgaaacacaaaggaaaaaaaactgccgaTTGTGCAGGAACCACAGCAGCTGAAATATGGACTCGCATACACAAAGGCCATACCCACTGCCATGTATGATGAAGATTTTGAGTTAAAGTGCGTTTGGAATTGCAAAATATATGACTACGGGGATGTTCATGTGTAAGCATTTACACGTGTTGTAGAGACCCTGTACAACCAATTTCCCATTGATCAAAGTACACAGAGGTAACTACGGTGCAAAGAAACCTGAAAaggaaatgggaggggggggaattaaatgaaaagttttGGCAGAAAATATTGCTGTCACTCATGCATATTCTCATGAAgcctaaaaatatatttttgtctttgttcagctgttgcatcatttttctACTTAATTAAAGTGCCTTTAAAGTACATCATTTCTGAAGTCGGGAACGGGACACATTCAGTCACTGTTAAAGTATTGCTGAAAAAACACTAACCATGTCAAAGGAAATGATCAAACActttaaaaccacaaaagaCTGACAAAAGCCTCTATGGCACAGCACATTTTGGCAGGTAAACCCCTGGAGATTGTTTGAGCTGGTTACCTTCTGGAAATGAATTGTAGTGGAAACAaaaagtgcatgtgtatgtactgAGTTTAAATGAATCCCAGGACAATAACTCGAAATTAGAAACAGGTTTCGCATGTTTTCTTGGATGATACAAAACACGATTGTAGTAAAACAACACATTCGAAGGGAAGATTATTTGAGCCCTATTCTGGAGACAATAAGCCATCCCAACTGGCCAAAGATTGtcaatgacattgtaaaatgatgAATGTCCTTCTGATGTTCTTCTACAAAACGGGTTTTCCCCAACACATCCAGGACCCagtctgacagtgtgtgtgagggagggtcAGTCAGTTGACGTGGTCACAGCAGTCCATGCTGCAGACGTTTGAATTCACATCGGATTCCGGAACACGCAGAGTAATGGAATGCTAATGGGAGGGAATCAGAGGTGAACCCCAGTACCTCACTGTCGACGGGAGAAGAGTGTACAGGATGTAATTCAGTccccattcacccccccccccccccccacactcccccgcTCGCTCCAAACGGGTGgatttaaattcatatttggTTGGTATATGATTTCCTCCCTTGTCCTCTGTGTTAAACATTGTAAAGGTCCCATCCTGACTGAACCAGGGAATTCAGTGCAAAACTGGGTCTGATAAACCCAGCCTCAACCAAGTGCTTTTATTGCAGAACTGGGGCTCCTGGTTCCTTCGTTTCTGAGATCTGAAATGAGCCCTACAGAGTCTTCACCACAGACCTTCCTTTGTGCTGTTTCCTGGGAGACCTGCCCTGGACCTGCTTCCCTTTTTGTCGGAACGCAGAATCCAAAGTGTCTCTGCTCTGCCTTGATTGGCTGCCCGTTGGACCCACCAGGAAAAAGGTCTGCATGGGTGTAAATGAAAGCTATCCCAGAGTCCTCGGCCGTGTCCTCAAGCCCCCGTCGGTCCTGCGCTCTGTGCGGGCCGAGGCAGGAGGGCCACCACCCAATCAGGGAGTGCTCAGCTTCCGGGTTTTCAGAAATGGtggttctgcaaaaaaaaaatggacaaatgtAAACAGCATAGACAAACACAATCAGAAAAATGCGCAATAACATGATAGTGTGACAGATGAGATAAAgcacagagcaaaaataaatttataaaagTGGCTACGCAGGAAACACTGGACAAACGGCACACATAAATCCCatattactgtatatttcaaTGTTACAGGAAATGTGACTGTTTCCTAGAGATACTGTTCAGCACAGTTCTGTACAGTTCTTATCCACAGCATGAAAGGCTATCAGTGCTGATGTAGCCTGAACCTGGAGAGCTtgagggtctgctggttttccttgATGATCGGCTCTTAATTGTTAGTCACACCTCACCTGTTTTCCTCGGTTCTCAATTGGTTGTGGTGTCAAGGTGAACACAAATCCCAGGACACCCTGGGGCACTCTTAACACACTTAAGGCCTACGTTGGCCTCCTCACCTCCAAGCCACTCTAAGGCCTACGTTTGCCTCCTCACCTCCAAGCCTGTTGGATTGCAGCCTGGCACTGTCACCCAGAATCAGCTGCAGGCTTCCGACTGGGATCCAGCCCTCCTGTCTGCGACTGAGGTTCTTCaccagcctgagagagagatcaaCAGAGCACGAGCTGGATAACTATGTGTGATTGCTCTCACATGGTCAATCCACAGCTTCTCAAGACACTGTCAGTGACGGGGGGCTGTCATCTCCTGCTCCTTTTGCAGGGCACTCACCAATGCCCTTCTTTGTCTTCCCGCAGCAGCTGGATGATGTCACCGCACTTTATGATGAAGTCATCTGGCCTTTGACAGTCAGCCAAGGCCCTGTACTTGCCTGGGACCTGGTAGGGGGACAGTACAAAGAAATTGGTTACACTTCATGATTTTCCTCACAATGCCTTCACAAATGCAGGTGCAGCTTTCCCAAGGGCTGATGGGAAGTGGACCAGAGGAAAAAGTGCATGATTTTCCCAGTAATACTTCCCCTGTATCACACCAGGGTTACTGTACATAACAACAGGACTGTGAACTTCAACTGGTCATGGATGAGAGCTTTCAAACCCATTAAACTTGCAGAGAATGGGATTGAGGGCTTTAGCCCAGATTAATCCAGTACTCAAGGGGCATTGGCTAATACGTCAATTTGTATTTGCGCATTCACCTGGCAGAGTGGCAGGATCAACCCCACAGACTACGAGTCCCAGAATCCCACTGCTCGCAGGAGTCTGAAGCTGGCAGTGCCAGAGACGTGCACAAACCCTGGCTTTGGCCTTCCTTCTACGACATTGCTAAATATTGCGCAGCCCTTTGCCTCCTGAGGTCGCCCAATAGGGTCTCACTCACCAGCAGGACCGCGTCGTCCTCCTCGGTGTCTGACAGATTGGAGCTGTCATTGGCTCTGCTCCAGTTCTCCAGGCCCTCACAGATATCCACCGAGCGAGAGGCACCCGGCCAGCCTGGTAATGACCCGGGAACGGGACCCAAATCACACTCAGCCTCACggaagtcattttaaaaaacttcactaatcatttggatttttttactatttttttaaaagaatgttttaTCTTTCCCATTTCATTTTGGCAGATCAAGCTAATAAAAACCTTAAGGGatgaataaaaatttaaatctatttttagaTGAATAAATTGTAAGCTGTATATTATGGATGAGAATAGCAACATTGCCATTCTTTTCAAAGGCACCAATTCTGTAGTcccaccagatactcagctctgtagtagtatactgtatgtgtactgtatgtcttaaTATTTCGAGTTGTGCCTCCCTACtgttcagtaaaaatatttcattttgatgcaTCTTATGAATATCATTTAAGGGGATGTGAACCAAGGCAATTCTCTAGCAATGGATGTTGTGTGCTTTTAATAGAGCACTAAAAACCAGCTAGAACTCCTGTTGTTAAGAAAGAAAgcaggagctgaccatctgATTAGAATACGTAATCTGTGGCGACTGTCCCAGACTGGACCCGACCGGCGCTTTGCTGGATGGAGTACGGAGCGGACTCACTGCGGCGGTTGGGCTGGTGCTGGGGGGAGAAGACGAGCGAGTCCAGCAGGACCGGACTGGTGCGACCCGACTCGGTCTCCTCTGAGCTGACCGACGACCTCTGCAGCTTGCTGCGGGGGAAGGGCGAGACAGACAAGCTGAGAAGCCAGGGGAGggacagtcacatgacacacatgGCAGTACAcatgagccaatcagcacaacCAGATGCCATTCTGCTCATAAATTGCTAGAAAGAGAGACCATGTGACAGGCTCTGGTAGAAgcagtgcatgtttttttttttttcaggtgcaGAACCAATTATGACAGTGAATGTGGTCTCGGTTTATCAAGATCCTAGTCAGAAAGTTtagttgaatgtttttttgtcttttaggGGGGTTCCACATTAGaatacaaaaactagcagctTGTTTTGTAAGGTCCAGGGGACAAGATCTCAAAAAGCGAGCCCCACCTTAAAAAGTATGGTTAGCTTTGGCAGCAGGAATGAAAAACATTACCATGAAAATTAAACCAAAACATCTCCTCTTATATTTGCCCTTCATGcacattgcaaaaacaaaagctgaCAATGCAGAACTTGCAGATATGAAGATATGCACATAAATCTCTTCTGGGTACCATGTCTGGGGTGTGGGGAAGGGTCGGGGGTCAGCTGCGTAGCCATGGAGATTAGGAGGTTTTCAGATTAGGAGTactcctcagagacaggaggagaaGGTTGGGTGGCAGTCagaggagggaggtgggggggggggggggggggggagtgcaatGACGGTCAGTATGCAAAAGCAGCAGCCCTTGGTCACCGAATCACCAACCAGACACTGCACGGGACTGCCGCTGGAAagggggcgggtgggtgggtggggtggaggggcatCCTGCTgaatttaacactgagcatcaCTGGTGTTTGGGGCGTCGGGCAcgcagacacagaaacacatcgGCCGACAGGGACGCATAGGCAAGCGTGGGCAAGCAGCCCTTACGGACGCTTCCGGACGGACACACGGGCCTGCGGGACAAGGCAACGAGACACCACGAGTGTGGGCACAGCGAGACACCACGAATACCCGCTCCTGCACCTCCCACTCATTCACCCTCACAGACTCGCCCAGGCACAGCTTCAACCTCACAACAT is a window from the Anguilla anguilla isolate fAngAng1 chromosome 3, fAngAng1.pri, whole genome shotgun sequence genome containing:
- the f9a gene encoding coagulation factor IXa, yielding MAGVFLTLILWALVLEPSCGASVFLPRTVADTVLRRQKRYNTGVFEEVREGDLERECLEERCNLEEAREVFENTEKTLEFWVTYIDSNQCLSSPCQNGGQCKDDLRSYVCICPTSFTGQNCEIETVRQCDVNNGGCMHFCEMDLERGRLCGCATGYRLAEGGMDCEPEGEYSCGRPVRSAFPVLSRSLLPVNLTYPSLNTTEQPLYTTQQALNTTISTTTPATPSKAQTLSPSRSKLPFWVRRPALPTIIAQHAVDKRIIGGYEVVQGEIPWQVALVDRPSQVVFCGGSILSEYWVITAAHCLVEGREKSLIVRVGEHNILHTDGLEQDHKVAEQRLHPHYNPRMNLYNNDIALLRLETPIRFSDYALPICLGPKDFTESLVQAGSMATVSGWGRVRFQGAESPVLQKVEVPFVDRTECKDSSSDRISHYMFCAGYFEEEKDSCQGDSGGPHANRYHGTWFLTGIVSWGEECAREGKYGVYTRVSHYYRWIRHVISRSKEQLIDSHPDS